ATTGTTCATGTGTAGAGGTCATGTCTATCAGTTAAGTTAGGAATGCTAATTAGTTTTTTTAtgcaaaaaaggaaacaaaacagTGTTCAGATCTCGAAAATCTGAATAGGACTGGATATATTTAAAACAATTAGAATAGTACGTTGCTTTGCTGATCAACTAAATATAATCATTAATATCCCATTAGACACTTGTGTGGAGCCACTTTATTCAACATATTCAACATATGCTGTTCCCATAAACTCAGAGACCTAAATAACAGTGCTGGACCTGTACAGTCAAATTTAAATATTGATAGTTATAAGCATTCAGCCTGAGAGATTGAAGGCTTCGGTTAGAAAGTTCAAATTCCAAACGTTTCCACTAACTGAGCAAAATCCTTAGAGCTAAGTCCTTGGTACAAACCTTAGCAAAGCGCCTCTTTAATGTGGACATTGGTGCTGTTGAATATTTTGTCCACTCAAAACTGAGTCTCTGTAATCGGTTCTTTTCCATTGCTGGACACTCTGTTAGCTTCTACTTTTTCAGTCTCTGTGTTCTCTTTGCTAGACACAGGCCCTTCCGTGCGCAGTGTACTTTCCTGCTTAGTTTGACATTTCCCTGTGGTAAGAGACTTCTTAAAAGACTCTGAGGTGAAGTAGTATACCACTGGATCAAAGCAGCAGTTGAGGGTGGCCACACAAAGTGTTACAGGATAAAGAGTTCGTGCCAATCGTTCAAGCCAGCAGCTTGCCAAGGCTTGGGTGCGCACCATAGCataaacaaaaagaacagagttaTATGGGACAAAGCAGACAATGAAGATGGCTAAATGCACCACAATCATGCGCAACACACGTTTCTTGTTGGTGCCAATTTGGCAGAGTGTAGCTGGCTTACGCAGTGTTCGTAGCACCACGGAGGAACAGGCCAGGTTGATGAGCAATGGAATAAGGAAACCCACTACCTCGATGAAGATGGTGATCTTGGACAGGTAGGTTTGCCAGGTTTTCTGGGAGAAGCCTTCGAAGCAAGTGGTGATGGTTTTAGCCTGGTTGGTTGCAGAGAAGAAGGTCACAGACATGCCTCCACCCAGGATCAACAACCAGATCAGCGCGCATACAATTCCAGCGTTACGGCGAGTGCGGATAGAGCGTGATCTAAAGGGGTAAACTATGGCCAGGAAGCGGTCTACACTGATACATGTGAGGAAGAGCATGCTGCCATAGATGTTGGTGATGAAGGCTCCTCCGGAGATCTTGCACAGCCCGTCGCCAAACGGCCAGTGGCGCCTGATGTTATAGTAGATTTTAAAAGGTAGAGTAAATACAAATATTAAGTCTGATAATGCCAAGTTGGTCATAAAGAGAGTGGTCTCATTGCGTATCTTCATACGACAGCAGAAGACAAAGAGTGAAGCACAGTTGGTGATGAGGCCTAACACAAAGGCGATGCTGTACACTACACCATACAAGTTGTACTTGAAAGAGTCATCAATGCCACAGTCCTCCAGCCCAGTCTCGTTAAGAGCCAGACTTGCCATTATGGCATCGGCGGACGGTGGGCAAGTTTTGCTTCTGGCGAATCCCTAGCTGTCAGAAAGGGTATTGGTTGCAGTGTACTTCCCAGCCCATCACTGACACACTCTGAAAGTTAGTGAAATGAGCTCTCATCATCTTTAGTACATATAGATGATCAGTTTTTGTTTTCTGTAGGAGGGAACAAGATAACAAATAAGAGAAAATTAGTAATTAAGCTAAATATGAGCATTCTTGGTAGAATTATGTCTGGTCATCTGTGAACAAACTAGATTTAACTCATCAGCTAACTAAGGCTGTCTTAGGTGGAATTTGGTGTATCAGAAGAGGGAAAAAGCAAATCAATGTACAACTTTGGCTCTTCAGGACAGGAACCTTTCTTTAGACCTTGACAAtgtacactcaccatccactttatgaGTAACACGTGTACACCtccacattcatgcagttatctgatCAGacgatcatgtggcagcagcacaattcaAAAAAATCATCTagagacagttgaagactggaaaaagaccaggtgattttttcccccctaatCTTTAATTGTTCCGTTGGAGTagtctgtgcccatgataacCTTATAGCCATGATaacttcttggctgacaggaatggAAACCGCTTCTgcttggtcttctgctgttgtagcccatacgCCTCAAGATTTGATgttttgtgcattctgagatgcttttctgctcatcacagttgtaaagagtcatTATATGTTTCCTGGTAGTTCAAACcattctggccattttcctctgaaatCCCTTATAAACAAGGTCTTTCCACTCACAGAGCGGTCACTCACTaagtttttttgggttttttgcaccattctgtgtaaacactaGAGATGGCTGTGTGTTCCCAAGAAACCAGTAGTTTACGACAATCAAAtcagcccatctggtaccaacatccatgccacagttaCAGTCACAGAGACCACATTTTCCTATCTTCCTccattctgatgtctgatgtgaacattaactgaagctgtaggtgctaaagaaggtaactggacttgcttaaaattcttgaagatgtttcacccttcatccgaaaggtttcttcagttctgtctcactagtggggagtttcaggtatttatcctctagtagaccaaaagcaaacctaaggagagtcgttggggtCACATGGGTCGCTGGCACCCTCAGTCATCCTTttaaagcctttcggatgagaggtgaaacgtcttcaagaatttcaagcaagtccagctgccttctttagcatctatggtttacctggatgactgagaaccttcacagacatattaactgaagctgtatgattttttgcattgtgctgctaCTACAGGATTGGCTGATTACATAACTGCATGAACaaatgtgcaggtgttcctattaaagtgaccaaCGAGTGTATGTTTATACTGTTAGAATTAATTTATTCAGTAGAAGCTTTTTTAACTTTGGATCCCAGACATATGCTACTAATGAATGTTGTAAAGGGAAACTATAACTCAGAATTAGTATGATTTCTCCCTTGGAAAAAATGTGTACAGTAGTGGTGTGATGGTAATTGTATGGTAATTGATAGTGATGGTAATTTATTAACTACCAATTATGACTTCCACACCCTTAAGTTGTGGAAAAGccatttgtttttttctcctgCAATTCTAACATTTCCTGTAACCAAAGGACATGGCTTTCTGTTTGTCATTATATTATTCAAGCCATTGCTAATAACCCAAGGGATCCCAagataaacattttttttctctgaatagaCTCATTTTTCTCCCTCTTTTTACCCTTATAGAAGTCTAATGATTTTATGAGGCCACACAGTATGTTCCTCATGGCAAAATGATACTATGGAAGAAGAATCAGGACTGGGTCTCACACTGTGGCCTCATCCTCATCTTAGCAGTCCACTGACCATCTGATACACTTATTTACAATTGTCAAAATATTGTCTGAACATTTTTGCTTAAATGACACTGGAGACCCTGGATATTTCAGCATCACTATGTAATTCATCTGAGTAACCAATagcatttaatcttttttttcaaaatccagtgttaATGTatttttctacattgtaggaAGCAATGCATGAATTTCTACAAAGTGGCAGTAGACACACTGCCACCAGTACTGGTACTGATTTGGCATTATAATTCAGCTTTTAAAAGACACTTGTGTGGTAGCTTTGTACGTAAATGCCTTTTATATGACAGCTTAAACCTGTGCTGGAAATATAGTTGTTTTTCCCCCCTGGATTCAAAACTGTTTAATTTGTTTAGCATCCAAATGACTAAACTCTTTTAGCATGTCTGACTCTGGGAGGATACTTCCTCAGAGATCTGCCTTCATGGCACAAAACTGTCAACAGTTTTCCAGTAACAGTAATGCAGACAGTCTCTAGAAACTCACTTGACTGCAAAGAAGAAGCATGGCAACTACCTAAAGACACACTATCATGCTGACTGTTTCTTTGCCAAACTATGACTAGACATTCTGGAAATTCGCTTTTCCAACAGACCTACTGGCTCCAGGATGTCTATAATCAGTTatacacttatatatatataatatatatatatatatatatatatatatatatatatatatatatatatatgatttacGTTATTTTATTGTAGACACATCAAAATATTGTCAACAGAGGCAATGTGTTATTGTACTGCATTCATTTATtaatctgaaggtttattgtttatTTATATTTTCTGCTTTTTATGGGGGCCTAAAAAGTTACTTACTACAACTACATTAGAACTACTTTAGAACTGTTGTGTTCTAATTTGCAAGTTTGGTATGATTCTGTAAATCTTATGTACTATGGTCGAGCTCTCCAATCAGAATTTGGCCAGAATTTTAGGCTCTTATTTTGAGAATGTTTATTGCGAGCTGTAGTCAGTAACTTTTTAGTTTCTCAAAAAAAAGCAAA
The Neoarius graeffei isolate fNeoGra1 chromosome 8, fNeoGra1.pri, whole genome shotgun sequence genome window above contains:
- the lpar4 gene encoding lysophosphatidic acid receptor 4; translated protein: MASLALNETGLEDCGIDDSFKYNLYGVVYSIAFVLGLITNCASLFVFCCRMKIRNETTLFMTNLALSDLIFVFTLPFKIYYNIRRHWPFGDGLCKISGGAFITNIYGSMLFLTCISVDRFLAIVYPFRSRSIRTRRNAGIVCALIWLLILGGGMSVTFFSATNQAKTITTCFEGFSQKTWQTYLSKITIFIEVVGFLIPLLINLACSSVVLRTLRKPATLCQIGTNKKRVLRMIVVHLAIFIVCFVPYNSVLFVYAMVRTQALASCWLERLARTLYPVTLCVATLNCCFDPVVYYFTSESFKKSLTTGKCQTKQESTLRTEGPVSSKENTETEKVEANRVSSNGKEPITETQF